Proteins from a genomic interval of Kribbella aluminosa:
- a CDS encoding transposase, which translates to MVFVLTVDQRGSRSTSDLVPELLTALNRRPRRTGLLRKFERTAGDEVQGVLSEARATVDVIVELLRSDGWYVGLGIGEVTEPLPRSTRAGSGDAFVFAREAVTRAKSSPHHVNVAGADPHKAEQVETVLWLMASVLRRRSERGWAVADLLAEGLTRREIGVKLGISQSAVTQRAQAAGFAEEQRGRALAADLLEHGVAA; encoded by the coding sequence ATGGTCTTCGTTCTCACCGTAGATCAGCGCGGCAGCCGAAGCACGAGTGATCTCGTACCCGAGCTACTGACCGCCCTGAACCGCCGGCCGCGGCGGACCGGGCTGTTGCGCAAGTTCGAGCGGACCGCCGGCGACGAGGTGCAGGGCGTGCTGTCGGAGGCCCGTGCGACCGTCGACGTGATCGTGGAGCTGCTCCGGTCGGACGGCTGGTACGTCGGCCTCGGCATCGGCGAGGTCACCGAGCCACTGCCACGCAGTACCAGGGCTGGCAGCGGCGACGCGTTCGTGTTCGCCAGGGAGGCGGTGACGCGCGCCAAGTCCAGCCCGCACCACGTGAACGTGGCCGGAGCGGATCCACACAAAGCAGAGCAGGTGGAGACGGTGCTGTGGCTGATGGCGTCCGTACTGCGACGCCGTAGCGAGCGCGGCTGGGCCGTGGCGGACCTGCTGGCCGAAGGACTCACCAGACGGGAGATCGGCGTGAAACTCGGCATCAGCCAGTCGGCAGTGACCCAACGGGCCCAGGCGGCCGGCTTCGCCGAGGAACAGCGCGGCCGGGCGCTTGCGGCGGATCTCCTCGAGCACGGGGTCGCTGCGTGA
- the thiC gene encoding phosphomethylpyrimidine synthase ThiC: MVTVSTGPISGSEKIYRGELGVPGRRVNLTNGEYFDLYDTSGPYTDAAAHIDVQAGLPALRRDWIAARTGLTQLGHARAGTITEEMRYVAVREGLDPEFVRAEVARGRAVIPANRCHPESEPMIIGKKFLVKVNANIGNSAVSSSIEDEVEKLVWATRWGADTVMDLSTGKNIHETREWILRNSPVPIGTVPLYQALEKVKGDPAALSWEVYRDTVIEQCEQGVDYMTVHAGVLLRYVPLTARRITGIVSRGGSIMAAWCLAHHQESFLYTHFAELCSILREYDVTFSLGDGLRPGCIADANDEAQFAELRTLGELTRIAWEHDVQVMIEGPGHVPMHKIAENVRLEEELCGEAPFYTLGPLATDVAPAYDHITSAIGAAQIGWLGTAMLCYVTPKEHLGLPDRDDVKTGVITYKIAAHAADLAKGHPGAQAWDDTLSKARFEFRWEDQFNLSLDPDTARSFHDETLPAEPAKTAHFCSMCGPKFCSMRITADIRKYAEERGLTSTEAIEAGFAERSEAFRSTDQKLYLPVAD, translated from the coding sequence ATGGTCACTGTCAGCACCGGCCCGATCTCGGGGTCGGAGAAGATCTATCGCGGCGAGCTCGGCGTGCCGGGGCGTCGCGTCAACCTCACCAACGGCGAGTACTTCGACCTGTACGACACGTCCGGCCCGTACACCGACGCGGCCGCGCACATCGACGTACAGGCCGGCCTGCCCGCGCTGCGGCGGGACTGGATCGCCGCACGCACCGGGCTGACCCAGCTCGGGCATGCGCGCGCCGGGACGATCACCGAGGAGATGCGGTACGTCGCCGTGCGGGAAGGGCTCGATCCGGAGTTCGTCCGGGCGGAGGTGGCGCGCGGCCGGGCGGTGATCCCGGCGAACAGGTGCCACCCGGAGAGCGAGCCGATGATCATCGGGAAGAAGTTCCTGGTGAAGGTGAACGCGAACATCGGCAACTCGGCGGTCAGCAGCTCGATCGAGGACGAGGTCGAGAAACTCGTCTGGGCGACCAGGTGGGGCGCGGACACGGTGATGGACCTGTCCACCGGGAAGAACATCCACGAGACCCGGGAGTGGATCCTGCGGAACTCGCCGGTGCCGATCGGTACGGTGCCGCTCTACCAGGCGCTGGAGAAGGTGAAGGGCGACCCGGCGGCGCTGTCCTGGGAGGTGTATCGCGACACTGTGATCGAGCAGTGCGAGCAGGGCGTGGACTACATGACCGTGCACGCCGGGGTACTGCTGCGCTACGTGCCGCTGACCGCGCGGCGGATCACCGGCATCGTGTCGCGGGGCGGGTCGATCATGGCTGCGTGGTGCCTCGCGCATCACCAGGAGTCCTTCCTGTACACGCATTTCGCCGAGCTGTGCTCCATTCTGCGGGAGTACGACGTGACGTTCTCGCTCGGCGACGGGCTGCGGCCCGGGTGCATCGCGGACGCCAACGACGAGGCGCAGTTCGCCGAGCTGCGGACGCTGGGGGAGCTGACCCGGATCGCCTGGGAGCACGACGTACAGGTGATGATCGAGGGGCCGGGGCACGTTCCGATGCACAAGATCGCGGAGAACGTGCGGCTCGAGGAGGAGCTCTGCGGCGAGGCGCCGTTCTACACATTGGGGCCGTTGGCAACTGATGTGGCGCCGGCCTACGACCACATCACGTCGGCGATCGGGGCGGCGCAGATCGGCTGGCTGGGTACGGCGATGCTCTGCTACGTCACGCCGAAGGAGCATCTCGGGCTGCCGGACCGCGACGACGTGAAGACCGGCGTGATCACGTACAAGATCGCTGCCCACGCGGCCGATCTGGCGAAGGGGCATCCCGGTGCGCAGGCCTGGGACGACACGTTGTCCAAGGCGAGGTTCGAGTTCCGCTGGGAGGACCAGTTCAACCTCTCGCTGGATCCGGACACCGCGCGGTCCTTCCACGACGAGACGTTGCCCGCGGAGCCCGCGAAGACCGCGCACTTCTGCTCGATGTGCGGCCCGAAGTTCTGCTCGATGCGGATCACCGCCGACATCCGCAAGTACGCCGAAGAACGCGGGCTGACCTCGACCGAGGCGATCGAGGCCGGCTTCGCCGAGAGGTCCGAGGCCTTCCGGTCCACCGATCAGAAGCTGTACCTGCCAGTCGCGGACTGA
- the pstA gene encoding phosphate ABC transporter permease PstA — MTTIAENKPAYDGQALDLTGRSGARAFKNTLATVLIVLAFVIALIPLAWILITVIGKGYHLLLNADWWSQSQRGITVRRAGGGAYHAIMGTLIMALITAVIAVPIAILGAIYLVEYGKGTRVAKVVSFMIDILTGVPSIVAALFVYAVWITVFGFNRVGFAVSLSLVLLMLPVVLRSTEEMLKLVPDELREASYALGVPKWKTILKIVVPTAFGGIVTGVMLGLARVMGETAPLLILVGYSKNINLNPFNGFMGALPTMINQDRTELALPHAADRVWAAALTLILLVLVLNLLARLIARFSAVKSK; from the coding sequence ATGACCACGATCGCAGAGAACAAGCCTGCGTACGATGGGCAGGCGCTGGACCTGACCGGGCGGTCCGGGGCCCGCGCGTTCAAGAACACGCTGGCCACCGTGCTGATCGTGCTGGCGTTCGTGATCGCGCTGATCCCACTGGCCTGGATCCTGATCACGGTGATCGGCAAGGGCTACCACCTGCTGCTGAACGCCGACTGGTGGAGCCAGTCGCAGCGCGGCATCACCGTGCGCCGGGCCGGCGGCGGTGCGTACCACGCGATCATGGGCACGCTGATCATGGCCCTGATCACCGCGGTGATCGCGGTCCCGATCGCGATCCTCGGCGCGATCTACCTGGTCGAGTACGGCAAGGGCACCAGGGTCGCCAAGGTGGTCAGCTTCATGATCGACATCCTCACCGGCGTCCCGTCGATCGTCGCGGCGCTGTTCGTGTACGCCGTCTGGATCACCGTCTTCGGCTTCAACCGGGTCGGTTTCGCGGTGTCGCTGTCGCTGGTGCTGCTGATGCTCCCGGTCGTGCTGCGGTCCACCGAGGAGATGCTGAAACTGGTGCCCGACGAGTTGCGGGAGGCCTCGTACGCGCTCGGCGTACCGAAGTGGAAGACGATCCTGAAGATCGTCGTGCCGACGGCGTTCGGCGGCATCGTCACCGGCGTGATGCTCGGTCTGGCCCGGGTGATGGGTGAGACCGCGCCGCTGCTGATCCTGGTCGGCTACTCGAAGAACATCAACCTGAACCCGTTCAACGGCTTCATGGGCGCACTGCCGACGATGATCAACCAGGACCGTACCGAGCTGGCCCTGCCGCACGCCGCGGACCGGGTCTGGGCGGCGGCACTGACGCTGATCCTGCTGGTGCTCGTCCTCAACCTGCTGGCCCGGCTGATCGCCCGGTTCAGCGCCGTCAAGTCGAAATAG
- a CDS encoding inorganic phosphate transporter, which translates to MEFTLVIAVVVIALAFDYTNGFHDAANAIATSVSTRALTPRVALAMAAACNFLGALAGTEVAETIGKGIIATPSGKHGLVIVIAALIGAITWNLITWYFGLPSSSTHALIGGLVGAGLASTSTVLWSGIVDKVVIPMVLSPAVGFTGAFLLMVAILWLFRRSNPGRTTRGFRMAQSLSAAAMALGHGLQDAQKTMGVIFLALVTTGHAQQSDGIPLWVKISAATAISLGTYSGGWRIMRTLGRRIIHLDPARGFASEAVSAVVLYVMAIGLHAPVSTTHTITSAVMGAGATKRLSAVRWGVAKGIVTAWVLTIPAAGVVAALVYGLVHLILE; encoded by the coding sequence GTGGAGTTCACGCTCGTCATCGCCGTCGTCGTCATCGCGCTCGCGTTCGACTACACCAACGGCTTCCACGACGCCGCCAACGCGATCGCGACCTCGGTCTCCACCCGGGCGCTGACGCCCCGAGTGGCGCTGGCGATGGCGGCGGCCTGCAACTTCCTCGGCGCACTGGCCGGTACCGAGGTCGCCGAGACCATCGGCAAGGGCATCATCGCCACGCCGAGCGGCAAGCACGGTCTGGTGATCGTGATCGCGGCCCTCATCGGTGCCATTACCTGGAACCTGATCACCTGGTACTTCGGCCTGCCCAGCTCGTCGACGCACGCGCTGATCGGCGGGCTCGTGGGCGCCGGTCTGGCCTCTACCAGCACGGTCCTGTGGTCCGGAATCGTCGACAAGGTCGTGATTCCGATGGTGCTGTCGCCCGCGGTCGGGTTCACCGGTGCGTTCCTGCTGATGGTCGCGATCCTCTGGCTGTTCCGGCGCAGCAATCCGGGCAGGACCACGCGCGGCTTCCGGATGGCGCAGTCGCTGTCGGCCGCCGCGATGGCGCTCGGCCACGGTCTGCAGGACGCCCAGAAGACGATGGGCGTCATCTTCCTGGCGCTGGTCACCACCGGCCATGCCCAGCAGAGCGACGGTATTCCGCTCTGGGTGAAGATCTCCGCCGCGACGGCGATCTCGCTCGGGACGTACTCCGGTGGCTGGCGGATCATGCGGACGCTCGGCCGCCGGATCATCCACCTCGACCCGGCCCGCGGGTTCGCCTCCGAGGCGGTCTCCGCCGTGGTGCTGTACGTGATGGCGATCGGCCTGCACGCCCCGGTCTCGACCACCCACACGATCACCTCCGCGGTGATGGGCGCGGGCGCCACCAAGCGCCTGTCCGCGGTCCGCTGGGGTGTGGCCAAGGGCATCGTCACCGCCTGGGTCCTGACCATCCCGGCGGCCGGCGTCGTCGCCGCCCTCGTCTACGGCCTGGTCCATCTGATCTTGGAGTAG
- the pstC gene encoding phosphate ABC transporter permease subunit PstC — translation MSSPDGTAPPDRPDGTAADQVAADPAPTAQQSTEVLTESGVEATDGTPAAAKAGDDRELALGPVGHLGDRLFGGLARGSGGLVILIVAFVGIFLLALAIPALADDKSSFLFSRVWSPGGSHPQFGIAALFYTTVISSLIGMLIAVPVAIGVALFVTYYAPKRLAAPVAHAVDLLAAVPSIVYGLWGALFFAPILLPVINGLSDGLGWIPVFKKPIGDNVGVVFTVSVVLAIMILPVVTAISREIFAQTPIAHREGALALGATKWEMIRMAVLPYGRSGVVSASMLGLGRALGETVAVMIILTVPNGNDPWDPSIFAGGETFASKIANNAAEFDSPEKTGAYIAAGLVLFVVTFLVNSAARIIVDRSTPGAKKRPRRNRRAEGATA, via the coding sequence ATGAGTAGTCCAGACGGCACGGCACCGCCCGACCGGCCGGACGGCACGGCCGCGGACCAGGTGGCCGCGGATCCGGCCCCGACAGCACAGCAGTCCACCGAGGTACTGACCGAGTCCGGCGTCGAGGCCACGGACGGTACGCCGGCCGCCGCCAAGGCCGGCGACGATCGCGAACTGGCCCTCGGCCCGGTCGGTCACCTGGGCGACCGGTTGTTCGGCGGGCTCGCCCGCGGCTCCGGCGGCCTGGTGATCCTGATCGTCGCGTTCGTCGGCATCTTCCTGCTGGCGCTGGCGATCCCGGCGCTCGCCGACGACAAGAGCAGCTTCCTGTTCTCCCGGGTCTGGAGCCCGGGCGGCAGCCACCCGCAGTTCGGTATCGCCGCACTCTTCTACACCACCGTGATCAGCTCGCTGATCGGGATGCTGATCGCCGTACCGGTCGCGATCGGCGTCGCACTGTTCGTCACGTACTACGCGCCGAAACGCCTGGCCGCTCCGGTGGCGCACGCGGTCGACCTGCTGGCCGCCGTACCGTCGATCGTCTACGGCCTGTGGGGCGCGCTGTTCTTCGCGCCGATCCTGCTCCCGGTGATCAACGGACTGTCCGACGGGCTCGGCTGGATCCCGGTGTTCAAGAAGCCGATCGGCGACAACGTCGGCGTGGTCTTCACTGTGTCGGTGGTGCTGGCGATCATGATCCTGCCGGTGGTCACCGCGATCAGCCGGGAGATCTTCGCGCAGACGCCGATCGCGCACCGCGAGGGTGCACTGGCGCTCGGCGCCACCAAGTGGGAGATGATCCGGATGGCGGTCCTGCCGTACGGGCGCTCCGGTGTGGTCAGCGCCTCGATGCTCGGCCTCGGCCGCGCGCTCGGTGAGACCGTCGCGGTGATGATCATCCTGACGGTGCCGAACGGCAACGACCCGTGGGACCCGTCGATCTTCGCCGGCGGTGAGACGTTCGCGTCGAAGATCGCCAACAACGCCGCCGAGTTCGACTCGCCGGAGAAGACCGGCGCGTACATCGCGGCCGGCCTGGTGCTGTTCGTGGTCACGTTCCTGGTCAACTCCGCGGCCCGGATCATCGTCGACCGCAGTACGCCGGGTGCCAAGAAGCGGCCGCGCCGCAACCGCCGCGCCGAAGGAGCAACGGCATGA
- a CDS encoding DUF2752 domain-containing protein — MSLSQSVVLRPTGPVQPLDRRVWGLTAVGVGGFLLAGVYQLSGQRIGIPCILHATTGLNCPLCGSTRMAAAMLRGDFGGAWHFNPVVFVLGPLIGVAVGYQVLAWALESLRLVRLPRLQLSRRAADWTVYSIVALLIVYGVARNLF, encoded by the coding sequence GTGAGCCTCTCGCAGAGCGTCGTACTCCGGCCTACCGGCCCGGTCCAGCCGCTGGACCGCCGGGTGTGGGGCCTGACCGCTGTCGGCGTCGGCGGCTTCCTGCTCGCCGGTGTCTACCAGCTGTCCGGCCAGCGGATCGGCATCCCGTGCATCCTGCACGCGACCACCGGCCTGAACTGCCCGCTCTGCGGGTCGACGCGGATGGCCGCGGCCATGCTCCGCGGCGACTTCGGCGGCGCCTGGCACTTCAACCCCGTGGTGTTCGTGCTCGGCCCGCTGATCGGAGTTGCCGTCGGCTACCAAGTGCTTGCCTGGGCGCTCGAATCGCTGCGCCTGGTCCGGCTGCCGCGGCTGCAGCTGAGCCGTCGCGCTGCCGACTGGACGGTCTACAGCATCGTCGCGCTGCTGATCGTGTACGGCGTCGCGCGCAACCTGTTCTGA
- a CDS encoding RDD family protein, producing the protein MSTPTPPPGYGPQDPQQPGQPGQPGQPGQPGQYGQQPGYGQQPPGYGQQPGYGQQPGQYGQQPGYGQQPGYGQQPGYPQQPGQYGQQPGFPGQPGQYGQAGYGYGGAPSGELASWPLRVGGYLIDGFIVGVPSGIGNALNGNGSSSSTGLTIVSLILTLIGLGLFVYNRWIQQGRTGQTWGKKIVNIKLVGADTGQPLGIGRTILRDITHILDALPCYLGFLWPLWDEKKQTFADKINNSYVVKV; encoded by the coding sequence GTGAGCACTCCGACGCCACCGCCGGGTTACGGCCCGCAAGACCCACAACAGCCCGGTCAGCCGGGACAGCCTGGGCAGCCCGGACAGCCGGGGCAGTACGGGCAGCAGCCCGGGTACGGGCAGCAGCCGCCTGGGTATGGGCAGCAGCCGGGTTACGGCCAGCAGCCTGGGCAGTACGGTCAACAGCCCGGGTATGGGCAGCAGCCGGGTTACGGGCAGCAGCCCGGGTACCCGCAGCAGCCGGGACAGTACGGGCAGCAGCCCGGCTTCCCCGGACAGCCTGGGCAGTACGGGCAGGCCGGTTACGGGTACGGCGGTGCGCCGTCAGGTGAGCTGGCGAGCTGGCCGCTGCGTGTCGGCGGCTACCTGATCGACGGTTTCATCGTCGGCGTGCCGAGCGGTATCGGCAACGCCCTGAACGGCAACGGCAGCAGCTCGAGCACCGGCCTGACCATCGTCAGCCTGATCCTCACGCTGATCGGTCTCGGTCTGTTCGTCTACAACCGCTGGATCCAGCAGGGCAGGACCGGCCAGACCTGGGGCAAGAAGATCGTCAACATCAAGCTGGTCGGCGCCGACACCGGTCAGCCGCTCGGCATCGGCAGGACGATCCTGCGCGACATCACCCACATCCTCGACGCCCTGCCGTGTTACCTGGGCTTCCTGTGGCCGCTGTGGGACGAGAAAAAGCAGACGTTCGCGGACAAGATCAACAACTCGTACGTCGTCAAGGTCTGA
- a CDS encoding lysophospholipid acyltransferase family protein, with product MRDLVYPPVIGFAKTAFMALDLKIRRTGTEHVPHTGGALIAINHISYVDFILGGYGAVPARRLVRFMAKEVLFRNRYSGPLMRGMHHIPVDREAGATSYRTAVDFLRAGELVGVFPEATISRSFELKEFKSGTVRMAAEAGVPVLPMILWGTQRMFTKDHARDFTRHRPISISIGAPISVTPDDEPAEATARLRSTMSGMLDESIRGYPEQPPGAWWLPAAYGGSAPTPEEAERLDREELAQRAERRRSS from the coding sequence ATGCGAGACCTCGTCTACCCGCCCGTCATCGGCTTCGCCAAGACCGCCTTCATGGCCCTGGACCTGAAGATCCGCCGGACCGGGACCGAGCACGTCCCGCACACCGGCGGCGCGCTGATCGCGATCAACCACATCAGCTACGTCGACTTCATCCTCGGCGGGTACGGCGCAGTGCCGGCCAGGCGGCTGGTCCGCTTCATGGCCAAGGAGGTGCTCTTCCGGAACCGGTACTCCGGCCCGCTGATGCGCGGCATGCACCACATCCCGGTGGACCGGGAGGCGGGCGCCACGTCGTACCGGACGGCCGTCGACTTTCTCCGGGCCGGTGAGCTGGTCGGGGTGTTCCCGGAGGCCACGATCAGCCGGTCGTTCGAGCTGAAGGAGTTCAAGTCCGGCACGGTCCGGATGGCGGCGGAGGCCGGCGTACCGGTGCTGCCGATGATCCTGTGGGGCACCCAGCGGATGTTCACGAAGGACCACGCGCGGGACTTCACCCGGCACCGCCCGATCTCGATCAGCATCGGCGCGCCGATCAGCGTGACGCCGGACGACGAGCCGGCGGAGGCGACCGCCCGGCTGCGCTCGACGATGAGCGGGATGCTGGACGAGAGCATCCGCGGGTACCCGGAGCAGCCGCCCGGGGCCTGGTGGCTGCCGGCCGCGTACGGCGGTAGCGCGCCGACACCGGAGGAGGCCGAGCGGCTGGACCGCGAGGAGCTGGCCCAGCGGGCCGAACGACGGAGGAGCTCTTGA
- a CDS encoding DUF4190 domain-containing protein, with the protein MSTPTPPPGDDQNNPNGPEGYPGQQPGQYGQPGQPGQPGYGQQPGYGQQEPGGYGQQQPGGYGQQQPGPYGQQQPGGYGQQQPGPYGQQQPGGYGQQQPGGYGQQPGGYGQYPGGNAGYGATAPPSNAPKIMSIIGIVCWFCCSPAAIILGVIAQGKFREQGQSDTLARVAWIGGIVALVIGIISTIVRLQNQ; encoded by the coding sequence GTGAGCACACCGACGCCACCTCCCGGCGACGACCAGAACAACCCGAACGGACCGGAGGGCTATCCTGGGCAGCAGCCGGGTCAGTACGGGCAGCCTGGCCAGCCAGGTCAACCGGGCTACGGCCAGCAGCCTGGTTACGGTCAGCAGGAGCCTGGCGGCTACGGTCAGCAGCAGCCCGGTGGATACGGCCAGCAGCAGCCCGGTCCGTACGGCCAGCAGCAGCCTGGTGGATACGGCCAGCAGCAGCCCGGTCCGTACGGCCAGCAGCAGCCTGGTGGATACGGGCAGCAGCAGCCTGGTGGGTATGGGCAGCAGCCCGGCGGCTACGGTCAGTACCCCGGTGGGAACGCCGGCTACGGCGCCACCGCACCGCCGAGCAACGCGCCGAAGATCATGTCGATCATCGGCATCGTCTGCTGGTTCTGCTGTTCCCCGGCCGCGATCATCCTCGGCGTCATCGCGCAGGGTAAGTTCCGCGAGCAGGGTCAGTCCGACACGCTGGCGCGGGTCGCCTGGATCGGCGGCATCGTCGCGCTGGTGATCGGCATCATCAGCACGATCGTCCGGCTGCAGAACCAGTAG
- a CDS encoding RDD family protein produces the protein MPPLADWLPRVGASLIDGLITGVPILIGYGVMIGAAISQSANDSSNDAPPAFALILLLVGMLASLGLGLWNRVFRQGRTGQSVGKSVLHLRLVDSRTGQPIGAGRAFLREFLSGVFNNACFFDSLWPLWDDQKQTWHDKVVNTYVVRT, from the coding sequence GTGCCGCCGTTGGCGGACTGGCTGCCGCGGGTCGGCGCGTCGTTGATCGATGGTCTGATCACCGGTGTGCCGATCCTGATCGGGTACGGTGTGATGATCGGGGCGGCCATCAGTCAGTCGGCCAACGACTCGTCGAACGATGCGCCACCCGCGTTCGCCCTCATCCTGCTCCTGGTCGGTATGCTCGCCAGCCTCGGACTGGGCCTGTGGAACCGGGTCTTCCGTCAAGGCAGGACCGGTCAGAGCGTAGGCAAGAGCGTCCTGCACCTCCGCCTGGTCGACTCCAGAACCGGCCAGCCCATCGGAGCAGGCCGGGCATTCCTCCGCGAATTCCTGAGCGGCGTCTTCAACAACGCCTGCTTCTTCGACTCGCTCTGGCCGCTGTGGGACGACCAGAAGCAGACCTGGCACGACAAGGTCGTCAACACGTATGTGGTGCGGACCTGA
- the pstB gene encoding phosphate ABC transporter ATP-binding protein PstB, with protein MAKRIEVSGLNVFYGDFKAVEDVSMTIEPRSVTAFIGPSGCGKSTFLRTLNRMHEVIPGARVEGKVTLDQQDLYGNGIDPVAVRRVVGMVFQRPNPFPTMSIFDNVASGLKLNGMKDKKKLTQVVEESLKGANLWNEVKDRLDKPGAGLSGGQQQRLCIARAIAVEPEVILMDEPCSALDPISTLAIEDLIEKLKDKFTVVIVTHNMQQAARVSDQTAFFNLAATGKPGRLIEMAPTKQIFSNPTEKATEDYITGRFG; from the coding sequence ATGGCTAAGCGCATCGAGGTCAGTGGCCTCAACGTCTTCTACGGCGACTTCAAGGCCGTCGAGGACGTGTCGATGACGATCGAGCCCCGCTCGGTCACCGCGTTCATCGGCCCGTCCGGCTGCGGCAAGTCCACCTTCCTGCGGACCTTGAACCGGATGCACGAGGTGATCCCCGGCGCCCGCGTCGAGGGCAAGGTGACGCTGGACCAGCAGGACCTGTACGGCAACGGCATCGACCCGGTCGCGGTCCGCCGCGTGGTCGGCATGGTGTTCCAGCGCCCGAACCCGTTCCCGACGATGTCGATCTTCGACAACGTCGCGTCCGGCCTGAAGCTGAACGGCATGAAGGACAAGAAGAAACTCACCCAGGTGGTCGAGGAGTCCCTCAAGGGCGCCAACCTCTGGAACGAGGTCAAGGACCGGCTCGACAAGCCCGGCGCCGGCCTGTCCGGCGGTCAGCAGCAGCGGCTCTGCATCGCCCGGGCGATCGCGGTCGAGCCCGAGGTGATCCTGATGGACGAGCCGTGCTCGGCCCTGGACCCGATCTCGACGCTGGCGATCGAGGACCTGATCGAGAAGCTGAAGGACAAGTTCACGGTCGTCATCGTCACGCACAACATGCAGCAGGCGGCCCGGGTCTCCGACCAGACCGCGTTCTTCAACCTGGCGGCGACCGGCAAGCCGGGGCGGCTGATCGAGATGGCCCCGACCAAGCAGATCTTCTCCAACCCCACCGAGAAGGCCACCGAGGACTACATCACCGGCCGCTTCGGCTGA
- a CDS encoding inorganic phosphate transporter: MDLSFLVVVVIVTALVFDFTNGFHDTANAMATSIATGALKPKIAVAVSAVLNLVGAFISTEVAKTISSGIVDDAKVTVPVIFGGLVGAILWNLLTWYVGLPSSSSHALFGGLIGATWIASGSSAVHFGTVVQKIIIPAVAAPIVAGVVALLGTFLAYKITARARKKSVEDGFRAGQIASASLVSLAHGTGDAQKTMGVITLVLIISGSLHSGAKPPIWVILAAGTAIALGTYLGGWRIIRTMGKGLTEIESPQGFAAETSSTSVLLISSHLGFPLSTTQVCSGSILGAGLGKKLAEVRWTVAGRMAVAWLLTLPAAAIVGALSGEVADSGNAGVVIIAVLAIAAGGAIYVASRRRPVTPENVNEYPSSTSAATTPAAA, encoded by the coding sequence ATGGACCTGTCGTTCCTGGTCGTCGTGGTGATCGTCACCGCGTTGGTGTTCGACTTCACCAACGGGTTCCACGACACAGCAAATGCGATGGCGACCTCGATCGCCACCGGCGCACTGAAGCCCAAGATCGCGGTCGCGGTCTCCGCGGTGCTGAACCTGGTCGGCGCGTTCATCTCCACCGAGGTGGCCAAGACGATCTCGAGCGGCATCGTCGACGACGCCAAGGTGACCGTGCCGGTGATCTTCGGCGGCCTGGTCGGCGCCATCCTGTGGAACCTGCTGACCTGGTACGTCGGCCTGCCGAGCTCCTCGTCGCACGCGCTCTTCGGCGGCCTGATCGGCGCCACCTGGATCGCCTCCGGGAGCAGCGCCGTACATTTCGGCACCGTCGTACAGAAGATCATCATCCCGGCCGTGGCGGCCCCGATCGTGGCCGGTGTGGTGGCGCTGCTCGGGACCTTCCTGGCGTACAAGATCACCGCTCGCGCCCGGAAGAAGTCGGTCGAGGACGGGTTCCGCGCCGGCCAGATCGCGTCCGCGTCGCTGGTCTCGCTCGCGCACGGTACCGGTGACGCGCAGAAGACGATGGGCGTCATCACGCTGGTGCTGATCATCTCCGGCAGCCTGCACTCCGGCGCCAAGCCGCCGATCTGGGTGATCCTGGCGGCCGGTACGGCGATCGCGCTCGGCACTTACCTCGGCGGCTGGCGGATCATCCGGACGATGGGCAAGGGCCTGACCGAGATCGAGTCCCCGCAGGGTTTCGCCGCCGAGACCAGCTCCACCTCGGTGCTGCTGATCTCCTCGCACCTGGGCTTCCCGCTGTCGACCACGCAGGTCTGCTCCGGCAGCATCCTCGGCGCCGGTCTGGGCAAGAAGCTGGCCGAGGTGCGCTGGACGGTCGCCGGCCGGATGGCCGTGGCGTGGCTGCTGACGCTGCCGGCCGCCGCGATCGTCGGTGCGCTGTCCGGTGAGGTGGCGGACTCCGGCAACGCCGGTGTGGTGATCATCGCGGTCCTCGCGATCGCTGCCGGTGGCGCCATCTACGTGGCCTCCCGGCGCCGCCCGGTGACGCCGGAGAACGTCAACGAGTACCCGAGCTCGACCTCCGCCGCGACCACGCCCGCAGCGGCCTGA